Proteins from a single region of Budorcas taxicolor isolate Tak-1 chromosome 11, Takin1.1, whole genome shotgun sequence:
- the BTNL2 gene encoding butyrophilin-like protein 2, with translation MVELPGYSLSGVFASFFFILLSMKQSDDFRVTGSAHPILAMVGEDALLTCQLLPKRTAKHMEVRWYRSEPSTPVFLYRDGDEVTEIQMEEYRGRVEWIEDGITEGSVALKIHSLRPSDHGQYWCHFKDNNYLAETSLLLQVASLGSDPYIHMDGSVESGLQLVCTAKGWFPEPQVSWKDIKGENLLSFSNYNFQDEDGSFYVESTLVVRDAATEAVSCFIHNPSLAEEKGSDVSIPEKLQTELASLKVIGPSQPILVRVGEDIQLTCSLAPRTDARSMEVRWVRSHRHPAVYVYTDGAHVAGEQMAEYRGRTALLSDAISEGRLTLQINDARTSDDGKYQCLFEKDGVYQEADLDLKIIGLGSSPQISMEGLKDGEVKLKCTSEGWFPQPHMQWRDMEGNTIPSFSQDLTQGSQGLFHVEAFLLVTNSSVVNVTCSISSPLLGEEKKTTFSTSESGMIYSQNILLIWGLLLLLLVGVVGLIWRRSCRKGSSESFLHPRILSHTSQENIKIWEKS, from the exons ATGGTGGAGCTTCCTGGATACAGCCTGTCTGGTGTGTTTGCCTCCTTCTTCTTTATACTTCTCAGCATGAAGCAATCAG ATGACTTTAGAGTGACGGGTTCTGCCCATCCTATCCTGGCCATGGTGGGGGAAGATGCCCTCCTCACCTGTCAGCTCCTTCCCAAGAGGACCGCAAAGCACATGGAGGTGAGGTGGTACCGCTCAGAGCCCAGCACTCCTGTGTTTTTGTATCGGGATGGAGATGAGGTAACAGAGATACAGATGGAGGAGTACAGAGGCCGGGTAGAGTGGATAGAAGACGGCATCACCGAGGGAAGCGTGGCTCTGAAGATTCACAGCCTCCGGCCATCCGATCACGGGCAGTACTGGTGCCATTTCAAAGACAACAACTACCTTGCAGAAACCAGCCTGCTACTCCAAGTAGCCA GTCTGGGGTCTGACCCTTACATCCACATGGACGGATCTGTGGAAAGTGGACTCCAGCTTGTGTGCACTGCAAAGGGCTGGTTCCCGGAACCGCAGGTTTCCTGGAAAGACATCAAGGGAGAAAATTTGCTGTCTTTCTCTAATTATAACTTCCAAGATGAAGATGGCTCGTTTTATGTAGAAAGCACTCTTGTGGTCAGGGATGCCGCTACAGAGGCTGTGTCCTGCTTCATCCACAACCCCTCACTCGCCGAGGAGAAGGGCTCAGACGTCTCCATCCCAG aaaaactCCAAACAGAGCTGG CTTCCTTAAAAGTGATTGGACCTTCCCAGCCCATCCTTGTTAGAGTGGGAGAAGACATACAGTTAACCTGCTCCCTGGCCCCAAGGACTGACGCACGGAGCATGGAGGTGCGGTGGGTCCGATCCCACCGTCATCCTGCTGTTTACGTCTATACGGATGGGGCCCACGTGGCTGGAGAGCAGATGGCAGAGTATCGGGGGAGGACTGCGCTGCTGAGTGATGCTATCAGTGAGGGGAGGCTGACCCTGCAGATAAATGATGCCAGGACTTCAGACGATGGGAAGTACCAGTGCCTTTTTGAAAAAGATGGGGTCTACCAGGAGGCCGATTTGGATCTGAAGATCATAG GTCTGGGTTCTTCCCCTCAGATCTCCATGGAGGGACTGAAGGATGGAGAAGTAAAGCTAAAGTGCACTTCAGAAGGCTGGTTCCCACAGCCCCACATGCAATGGAGGGACATGGAAGGAAACACAATACCATCCTTTTCCCAGGACCTGACTCAAGGCAGCCAGGGGCTATTCCACGTGGAGGCATTTCTACTGGTCACAAACAGCTCTGTTGTGAATGTGACCTGCTCCATCAGCAGCCCCCTTCTCGGCGAGGAGAAAAAGACAACTTTTTCTACTTCAG AGTCCGGGATGATTTATTCACAGAACATACTGCTGATTTGGGGATTGCTGCTTCTTCTTCTTGTTGGAGTTGTAGGCTTGATCTGGAGGAGAAGCTGCAGAAAAG